One stretch of Pandoraea oxalativorans DNA includes these proteins:
- a CDS encoding GlxA family transcriptional regulator, protein MPRLQPVYLLAMPNALLLDIAAPAEALRIANHQQDEIRFALHYVGTQPSVATSIGLCVSPLDVLPDSVPDDAWVVVTGTVEKALPVQTFRDGMPPDIAPAPLPDAEAQAIAWLRRIVRPTHQLICICTGALLAARAGLLDALACTTHHGSCDALRTLAPGARVADNRLYVRDGNVWTSAGVTTGLDLMLTLIADATSPVCAAAVARQMVVYARRAGADPQLSPWLEGRNHLHPALHRVQDAIAAEPAHDWTLAAMADIACTSERHVTRLFREHAGVAPVDYLHRLRIALAREMLGNSQLDLEHIAQRAGFGSSRHLRRVWHKFDTLPPSRARGSAG, encoded by the coding sequence ATGCCAAGACTGCAACCTGTCTACCTTCTGGCGATGCCGAATGCGCTGCTACTCGACATTGCCGCCCCGGCCGAAGCGTTGCGCATCGCGAATCATCAACAGGACGAGATTCGCTTCGCGCTGCATTACGTCGGCACGCAGCCGTCGGTAGCGACATCGATCGGTTTGTGTGTCTCGCCACTCGACGTGCTGCCCGATTCGGTACCGGACGACGCGTGGGTGGTCGTCACCGGTACCGTCGAAAAGGCGTTGCCTGTGCAAACGTTCCGTGATGGCATGCCGCCGGACATCGCCCCTGCCCCGCTGCCGGATGCCGAAGCGCAGGCCATCGCATGGCTGCGGCGCATCGTGCGTCCGACGCATCAGCTGATATGCATCTGCACAGGCGCGTTGCTCGCTGCGCGCGCCGGGTTACTCGACGCCCTCGCGTGTACGACTCATCACGGCAGTTGTGACGCGCTTCGCACGCTCGCCCCCGGCGCACGCGTGGCCGACAACCGCCTCTATGTTCGCGACGGCAACGTCTGGACCAGTGCCGGCGTCACGACGGGCCTCGATCTGATGCTCACGCTCATTGCCGATGCGACCAGCCCGGTGTGCGCGGCCGCCGTCGCCCGGCAGATGGTCGTATACGCGCGTCGCGCCGGAGCCGATCCGCAGTTGTCACCGTGGCTCGAAGGGCGCAATCATCTGCATCCCGCTCTGCACCGCGTGCAAGACGCCATCGCCGCCGAACCCGCCCACGACTGGACCCTCGCCGCGATGGCGGACATCGCCTGCACGAGCGAGCGGCACGTGACGCGACTGTTTCGCGAGCATGCGGGCGTCGCACCTGTCGATTACCTGCATCGCCTGCGCATCGCGCTCGCCCGGGAGATGCTGGGCAATAGTCAGCTGGATCTCGAACACATCGCGCAACGCGCCGGGTTCGGCTCAAGTCGTCATCTGCGCCGCGTATGGCACAAGTTCGACACGCTCCCGCCCAGCCGGGCTCGCGGAAGCGCCGGGTGA